A genome region from Trichoplusia ni isolate ovarian cell line Hi5 unplaced genomic scaffold, tn1 tig00003150, whole genome shotgun sequence includes the following:
- the LOC113507796 gene encoding uncharacterized protein LOC113507796, protein MKSSRSSSGTTMRKYYQLILVIVCFISVITLLIYRHEYYRLRYVLEVLNFFGKPGLSEIEFCGPGFNATMLSEILRNSSMEIRETPPLFQQIDENFYSYSSFLRSYQKYDQLTPTHAHNIDTIVIGKASIPPNFRCNIWLENTNKPKAGRFSYKTVSEPTNDFRLYIFQCSLGQNLGKPKGVSFYINDYNINPIHAPINRVIEVNTKRKPRESSSIKFVNNIEPAICVIPNQVPLVSRDSFIEFLVFHHMMGVNEFTIYDSMISEDIIRRLNLLPADITQWNIQFFPLNYPFVFAKSYSIVKDAIELDCLFRHFRLDKEEENKASHAMVLSWDEFLAPRVHNNIKEIFNDFDPTRKFKTLEVKPLLFCLNQPEDDRTEEGFPDIMRKTHYYILPQKLKSVNVRNMDSMQTFEDIFTLNSSTKVVPVEILGAHKYTECRDPKIPNPSGTGYNETQMQVFQHKFEGGMAKFGQALVNNKIYRLYRSGKIWEKVTNEFVRDML, encoded by the coding sequence ATGAAGTCTTCTCGAAGCTCTTCAGGGACCACAATGAGGAAATATTATCAACTTATACTCGTGATAGTGTGTTTTATAAGCGTAATAACATTACTCATATACCGCCATGAGTATTACAGGCTTAGATATGTGTTGGAGGTGCTGAATTTCTTCGGCAAACCGGGACTCTCTGAGATCGAGTTTTGCGGGCCCGGGTTCAATGCTACGATGTTGTCAGAAATTCTTCGTAACTCGTCGATGGAGATTCGCGAAACACCGCCTCTGTTCCAGCAGATCGATGAGAATTTCTATTCTTATTCATCGTTCTTGAGATCGTACCAGAAATACGATCAGTTGACTCCAACACACGCACATAACATCGACACTATCGTCATCGGTAAGGCGAGTATCCCGCCTAACTTTCGTTGCAACATTTGGTTAGAGAATACAAACAAGCCAAAAGCAGGCCGTTTTAGTTACAAAACAGTTTCAGAACCGACAAATGATTTCCGTTTGTATATCTTCCAATGTTCACTGGGTCAGAATCTGGGGAAACCAAAGGGTGTTAGTTTCTACATCAACGATTACAATATAAACCCTATTCATGCCCCAATTAATAGAGTGATTGAAGTGAACACTAAACGGAAACCTAGAGAAAGCAGCAGcattaaatttgttaataacATTGAACCAGCTATCTGTGTTATACCAAACCAAGTGCCATTAGTATCCCGAGATTCCTTTATAGAGTTTCTGGTCTTCCACCATATGATGGGGGTTAATGAATTCACAATATATGATAGCATGATTTCCGAGGACATTATAAGGAGACTGAACTTACTGCCGGCCGATATCACACAATGGAATATACAATTCTTCCCTTTGAACTATCCTTTTGTGTTTGCTAAATCTTACAGTATAGTGAAGGATGCAATAGAGCTTGATTGCTTGTTCAGACATTTTCGATTGGATAAAGAAGAGGAGAATAAAGCAAGTCATGCCATGGTATTGTCCTGGGATGAGTTCTTGGCCCCCCGAGTACATAAcaacattaaagaaatattcaacGACTTTGACCCAACAAGGAAGTTCAAGACTTTAGAGGtcaaacctcttttgttttgctTGAACCAGCCTGAGGATGATAGAACTGAAGAGGGATTCCCGGATATAATGAGAAAAACTCATTACTATATACTGCCACAGAAGTTGAAGTCTGTTAATGTGAGGAACATGGATTCTATGCAGACATTTGAAGATATCTTCACTCTGAACTCAAGTACTAAAGTAGTTCCAGTTGAGATACTAGGAGCCCATAAATACACAGAGTGTAGGGATCCGAAAATACCCAATCCTTCTGGCACAGGTTACAATGAGACTCAAATGCAAGTATTCCAACACAAGTTTGAAGGTGGGATGGCGAAATTCGGTCAAGCTTTGGTAAACAACAAAATCTACCGCCTGTATAGATCAGGAAAGATATGGGAGAAAGTCACAAATGAATTCGTTAGAGACATGTTATGA